Proteins encoded in a region of the Ziziphus jujuba cultivar Dongzao chromosome 3, ASM3175591v1 genome:
- the LOC132803216 gene encoding uncharacterized protein LOC132803216, translating to MADQTPISSASYSSMADTQNYDFANLVFINVATQATIRLTPDNFFTWKAQWDALLYGYALTGYVDGSLPCPSPSSNLAYLFWTRKDHLLFGSLLASLSPDLASMVLSAKTSRELWSKLCLIYAKPSRSRIIRLREKLVQPQGSCSITTYMFEIKAAADELPLLDEPLKDEEITIYVLKGLNPDLKGISAALRSGDTEISFEDLHERLLEYEANIHKSDIHTPHDIISIDHQMYREAAIGQISAFEQHKDRLHLLLTRGRNTVLHIHFKNRLSLAEKQKSWSKILFKMFPVNCGNDGNDSETKSGNFVKKILGMCPRLLKQQNFMGETPLHVAAKYGDVFAVELLIGQCVDHHVDSESGFCGVSKQMLLRMKNNAGDTALHVWLGLKLHKYSAQWSKHREVAEILSEEAIEVMYDGNAVGETPLYLAVKAGFYSVVKKGLHNMDAKTTSTYYGGSDGKTILHEAVISNFLGVYKYIYIHFKTIYIYV from the coding sequence ATGGCTGACCAAACACCCATCTCCTCTGCTTCTTACTCTTCTATGGCTGATACTCAAAACTATGACTTTGCCAATCTGGTATTCATTAATGTTGCTACACAGGCAACAATTCGGCTCACTCCAGATAACTTCTTCACTTGGAAAGCACAGTGGGATGCTCTTCTTTATGGATACGCACTTACAGGTTATGTTGATGGTTCTTTACCTTGTCCTTCCCCATCCTCCAACCTGGCGTATTTATTTTGGACTCGGAAAGATCATCTTCTCTTTGGATCTCTCCTTGCTTCTCTGTCTCCTGACCTTGCATCAATGGTGCTTTCAGCTAAAACATCGCGTGAGTTATGGAGCAAGCTATGTCTCATCTATGCCAAGCCGTCTCGATCACGCATCATTAGACTTCGAGAAAAGCTTGTTCAACCACAAGGATCTTGCAGTATCACAACTTACATGTTTGAAATCAAAGCAGCAGCAGATGAGTTACCCTTGCTTGATGAACCGCTCAAAGATGAAGAGATAACAATTTATGTCCTCAAAGGCTTAAATCCTGATCTAAAAGGAATCTCTGCTGCCTTGAGATCAGGGGATACAGAGATCTCCTTTGAAGATCTCCATGAACGGTTGCTGGAATATGAAGCCAACATTCACAAGTCTGATATTCACACTCCTCATGATATCATCAGCATAGATCATCAGATGTACAGGGAAGCAGCTATTGGCCAAATTTCTGCATTTGAACAACATAAAGATCGTCTTCATCTTTTACTGACTCGAGGTAGGAATACAGTCCTCCATATCCATTTCAAAAACAGATTATCATTAGCTGAAAAACAAAAGTCTTGGTCAAAAATTCTATTTAAGATGTTTCCAGTAAATTGTGGAAACGATGGAAATGATTCTGAAACAAAGTCAGGCAACTTTGTGAAAAAGATCCTTGGCATGTGTCCAAGATTGTTGAAGCAACAAAACTTTATGGGAGAAACGCCGCTGCACGTAGCAGCAAAATATGGGGATGTTTTCGCCGTGGAACTACTTATTGGTCAATGTGTTGATCATCATGTAGACAGTGAAAGCGGTTTCTGTGGGGTCAGCAAGCAGATGTTGTTGAGGATGAAGAATAACGCCGGAGACACGGCGTTGCATGTATGGCTTGGGCTTAAGCTTCACAAATACAGTGCTCAGTGGTCGAAACATCGTGAAGTTGCAGAGATTTTGAGTGAAGAAGCCATTGAGGTCATGTATGATGGTAATGCAGTAGGCGAAACTCCTCTTTACCTAGCTGTCAAGGCAGGATTTTATTCTGTGGTAAAAAAAGGGTTGCACAACATGGATGCAAAAACAACTTCTACTTATTATGGTGGCTCCGATGGCAAAACTATTCTGCATGAGGCAgtaatttccaattttttgggtgtatataaatatatatatatacacttcaagactatttatatatatgtttaa